The Rhodocytophaga rosea genome has a segment encoding these proteins:
- a CDS encoding alpha/beta hydrolase — MAKSKTIILIHGNFVNNLSWKEWKRYEQKGYTVYTPANPGHDGIPAQLREKVHSQLTQTGFVEVVNNIASLIDTLPEKPLIIGHSMAGMAALKLTQLGRAIAAVSIDGAPPKNVFPPFSTIKIVLPAFGFFSSSAYFMGSREWYNKAFFNTLPDKEKEKAFEDFAVPESYKVSRQLVLDSFANIDFQQPHVPLLFIGGGKDSIFPDTLTKTIAGKYKNTASRVDVKIYENKSHFICGEPGWEKVADDIITWYENQ, encoded by the coding sequence ATGGCAAAATCAAAAACGATCATTCTCATTCATGGAAACTTTGTGAATAACCTCTCTTGGAAGGAATGGAAACGCTACGAGCAAAAAGGCTATACGGTATACACCCCTGCCAATCCCGGACACGATGGTATTCCTGCCCAACTCAGAGAAAAAGTACATTCACAGCTTACTCAAACAGGATTTGTAGAGGTGGTAAATAATATTGCCAGCTTAATTGATACCTTACCGGAAAAGCCACTCATTATTGGACATTCCATGGCAGGAATGGCAGCCCTAAAATTAACCCAATTAGGCAGGGCAATAGCTGCTGTGAGCATAGATGGGGCACCTCCCAAAAATGTCTTTCCTCCTTTTTCAACCATAAAAATAGTACTACCCGCCTTTGGTTTTTTTTCAAGCAGTGCTTATTTCATGGGTTCTCGTGAGTGGTACAACAAAGCCTTTTTCAATACCCTGCCTGATAAAGAAAAGGAAAAAGCCTTTGAAGACTTTGCAGTACCTGAAAGTTATAAAGTAAGCAGACAATTGGTGTTGGATTCTTTTGCAAACATAGACTTCCAACAACCACATGTACCCTTATTATTTATTGGAGGCGGTAAGGATAGTATCTTTCCTGATACACTTACCAAAACCATAGCCGGAAAATACAAGAATACAGCTAGCCGGGTTGATGTAAAAATCTATGAAAATAAAAGCCATTTCATTTGTGGAGAACCAGGATGGGAAAAAGTGGCGGATGATATTATTACCTGGTATGAGAATCAATAA
- a CDS encoding DUF1801 domain-containing protein has product MNMFAKNEAATVEQYLSQVPEHQKKEIGFFHDFICITVPNLPPYFAANMIGYGSFRYLDSKKQIRVWPIIALANQKNYISIYVCAIDGEQYVAEKYAKQLGKVSVGRSCIRFRKIEDVNVDTLARVLQTAEKNPGMIGAAIV; this is encoded by the coding sequence ATGAACATGTTTGCAAAAAATGAAGCAGCCACTGTTGAGCAGTATCTTTCACAAGTTCCGGAACATCAAAAGAAAGAGATAGGTTTTTTCCACGACTTTATCTGCATAACAGTTCCGAATCTACCGCCTTACTTTGCTGCCAATATGATCGGCTATGGTTCATTCCGATACCTGGATTCCAAAAAACAAATAAGAGTGTGGCCCATCATTGCCCTTGCCAATCAAAAGAATTATATCAGTATCTATGTGTGTGCCATCGATGGGGAGCAGTATGTGGCAGAAAAGTACGCAAAGCAACTTGGGAAGGTGAGCGTAGGAAGAAGCTGTATCCGGTTTAGGAAAATAGAGGATGTGAATGTAGATACCCTTGCAAGGGTGCTGCAAACCGCTGAAAAAAATCCGGGGATGATAGGTGCCGCTATCGTATAA
- a CDS encoding SMP-30/gluconolactonase/LRE family protein has product MHHTTSAISSSLNNLCLSTLVGTVLLTGIACSSNKLPSASQPLFTSSVLTPANSFTSGAEGPAVDKAGTIYAVNYHHQGTIGQIFPSGESHILVELANGSIGNGIRFNSRGEMLIADYTNHNILKVDLATKQVTVFAHEPRMNQPNDLAIDSKDRLYASDPNWKEGSGKLWRIDTDGSTTLLADSMGTTNGIEVSPDEHILYVNESVQRKVWVFDLSAEGKISNKRLLIEFADFGMDGMRCDREGNLYITRHGKGTVVKVSPQGRIIQEIVLVGKNPSNIAFGGQDGHIAYITLQDQGNMEYFRVDLPGREWQMLQK; this is encoded by the coding sequence ATGCACCATACTACTTCTGCCATTAGCTCCTCATTAAATAACCTCTGTTTGTCTACCCTTGTAGGTACAGTGCTGCTTACAGGTATTGCCTGCTCTTCCAATAAGCTACCCTCGGCTTCACAACCCTTATTTACCTCATCTGTTTTAACGCCAGCCAACAGTTTTACTTCCGGAGCTGAAGGGCCAGCAGTAGATAAGGCGGGTACTATCTATGCGGTCAATTATCATCATCAGGGAACCATCGGCCAAATATTCCCTTCAGGAGAAAGCCATATTCTAGTAGAATTAGCGAATGGTAGTATTGGAAATGGAATCCGATTCAATAGCCGAGGGGAAATGTTGATTGCCGATTATACCAATCACAATATATTAAAAGTGGATCTAGCGACAAAACAGGTAACCGTATTTGCCCACGAGCCAAGGATGAATCAACCTAATGATCTTGCCATTGATAGCAAAGACCGTTTATATGCCTCTGATCCTAACTGGAAGGAGGGTTCAGGAAAGCTTTGGCGGATTGACACGGATGGTAGCACTACACTTTTGGCAGACAGTATGGGCACGACCAATGGCATAGAAGTAAGTCCCGACGAGCATATTTTATATGTTAATGAATCTGTACAGCGCAAAGTATGGGTTTTTGACTTATCAGCAGAGGGAAAAATCAGCAATAAACGGTTGCTAATTGAATTTGCAGATTTTGGTATGGATGGTATGCGTTGTGACAGAGAAGGAAACTTATATATTACCCGTCATGGGAAAGGAACGGTGGTAAAAGTAAGCCCACAGGGGAGAATCATACAGGAAATAGTGTTAGTTGGGAAGAATCCTTCCAATATTGCTTTTGGTGGTCAGGATGGTCACATCGCTTATATCACTCTACAGGATCAGGGAAATATGGAGTATTTTCGTGTAGATTTGCCAGGTCGCGAATGGCAGATGTTACAAAAATAG
- a CDS encoding phosphoribosylpyrophosphate synthetase yields MQTYVTLSDTMNELRKQGYVEDFNLRQTCLECRSGQFKIFTDEFKVDTYYRFEGASDPSDQAILYAISSERYQLKGVLVNAYGIYSEPVTDEMLEKLEIRK; encoded by the coding sequence ATGCAAACATATGTCACACTTTCAGATACCATGAATGAATTACGCAAGCAGGGATATGTAGAAGATTTTAATTTACGGCAAACCTGCCTGGAATGCCGCAGTGGTCAGTTCAAAATATTTACGGATGAATTTAAAGTAGATACCTATTACCGGTTCGAAGGCGCAAGTGATCCTTCAGATCAAGCTATACTGTATGCCATATCTTCTGAACGTTATCAATTAAAAGGCGTGCTGGTGAATGCCTATGGAATTTATAGCGAGCCTGTAACCGATGAAATGCTGGAAAAACTGGAAATAAGAAAGTAA
- a CDS encoding DUF417 family protein: MIDKLFSYAASFQTTGVHLARWGLVIVLVWIGGLKAFKYEAVGIVPFVANSPTMNFFYKYDAPEYKKHMNKEGEFKSENIAWHKENNTYAFSYGLGAVIVLIGLMIACYPVWPGISAVGSFLAFVMSLVTLTFLITTPETWVPDLGDTEHGFPYLSAAGRLVVKDVIMLGASVATMAQAAKQYLIRSQQVQLINSDYRLK, encoded by the coding sequence ATGATAGATAAATTATTTTCCTATGCGGCTAGTTTCCAGACTACCGGCGTACATCTTGCCCGGTGGGGTTTGGTAATTGTACTCGTATGGATTGGTGGATTGAAGGCTTTTAAATATGAAGCGGTTGGCATTGTCCCTTTTGTGGCCAATAGTCCCACCATGAATTTCTTTTACAAATATGATGCACCCGAATATAAAAAGCACATGAACAAAGAAGGAGAATTTAAATCAGAAAACATTGCCTGGCACAAAGAGAACAATACCTATGCCTTTTCTTATGGACTCGGCGCTGTTATCGTTTTAATCGGGTTGATGATTGCCTGCTATCCGGTTTGGCCTGGAATATCGGCAGTAGGCAGTTTTTTAGCTTTTGTGATGTCACTGGTTACCTTAACTTTTTTAATTACTACTCCGGAAACCTGGGTGCCGGATTTAGGTGATACCGAGCATGGGTTTCCTTACCTGAGTGCTGCCGGAAGACTGGTAGTTAAGGATGTTATTATGTTAGGAGCCAGTGTCGCCACCATGGCACAGGCGGCAAAACAATATTTGATACGGTCACAACAGGTACAATTAATCAATTCTGATTACAGGCTAAAATAA
- a CDS encoding ClpXP adapter SpxH family protein — protein sequence MHTKEQIHVLLCDPETGICEIPEAQLSATGVTIPAEKKPLRLLYFTDPICSSCWGIEPQLRKLKLEYGDYFYIEYRMGGLLKGWDSYGGKDVSNPTDVAHHWDEVSAYYQMPIDGDLWLEDPLASSYPPSIAFKAAQLQGEEKSLAFLRRIKEMVFLEKKNITRWEHLQQAALATGLDAEKLKSDFEGKAEELFEQDVTLARNLGVKGFPTIFFTDAEDNRLKVYGVKPYEQFEQTLLKLYPQAVKNTINTSVDTLFAHYHTLTSKEFAILSNIQKQEAETILNGLFEKGKITKYSSKNGELWSRK from the coding sequence ATGCATACCAAAGAGCAAATACATGTATTGTTGTGTGACCCAGAAACCGGAATTTGTGAAATACCTGAAGCGCAGTTGTCTGCTACCGGAGTTACTATTCCTGCAGAGAAAAAACCACTGCGTCTGCTGTATTTTACCGATCCCATTTGTTCGTCCTGCTGGGGCATTGAACCGCAACTAAGAAAGCTAAAACTGGAATATGGGGATTATTTTTATATAGAATATCGTATGGGCGGCTTGCTGAAAGGATGGGATTCTTATGGCGGCAAGGATGTAAGTAACCCTACTGATGTAGCCCACCACTGGGACGAAGTCAGTGCCTATTACCAGATGCCTATTGATGGTGACCTTTGGCTGGAAGACCCCTTGGCTTCTTCCTACCCGCCTTCCATCGCTTTTAAGGCAGCACAACTGCAGGGAGAGGAAAAATCGTTGGCTTTTCTGAGACGAATCAAGGAGATGGTGTTTCTGGAAAAGAAAAATATCACCAGATGGGAACACCTGCAGCAAGCCGCTCTGGCAACTGGACTGGATGCTGAAAAACTAAAATCTGATTTTGAAGGCAAAGCAGAAGAATTATTTGAGCAGGATGTAACGCTTGCCAGGAACCTGGGTGTAAAGGGTTTTCCTACCATCTTTTTTACAGATGCAGAAGATAACCGACTGAAAGTATACGGCGTTAAGCCTTACGAGCAGTTTGAACAAACCTTACTCAAACTCTATCCGCAGGCAGTGAAAAACACTATTAACACCTCAGTTGATACCCTTTTTGCACACTACCATACGCTGACTTCAAAAGAATTTGCCATCCTCTCAAACATACAAAAACAAGAGGCAGAAACTATACTAAATGGTTTGTTTGAAAAAGGGAAGATAACAAAATACAGTTCTAAAAACGGGGAACTGTGGAGTAGAAAATAA
- a CDS encoding SDR family NAD(P)-dependent oxidoreductase yields the protein MKTLENKVAIVTGAGSGIGRAISLLYAAEGAKIVVSDIDEKGGLQTVEEIQAKGGDAIFVKADTSKPDDNKQVVEQAVQQFGGLHIAVNNAGIGGPLKAVGEYPIEGWDKTIAINLSGVFYGMRYQIPAMLSSGGGSIVNVASILGKVGTRNSAAYVASKHGVIGLTEAAALEYADQKIRINSIGPGYILTPLLTNNLDEATMKALVGLHPMGRLGNSDEVAQLALWLNSDKASFVTGAYYNVDGGYLAQ from the coding sequence ATGAAAACACTAGAAAACAAAGTAGCCATTGTAACCGGAGCTGGCTCCGGAATTGGCAGAGCAATTTCCTTATTATATGCCGCTGAAGGCGCAAAAATTGTTGTTTCTGATATTGATGAAAAAGGAGGCCTTCAAACCGTAGAAGAGATACAAGCAAAGGGCGGTGATGCCATTTTTGTAAAAGCCGATACCTCCAAACCCGATGATAATAAACAGGTAGTCGAACAGGCCGTTCAGCAATTTGGAGGCTTACATATTGCCGTAAATAATGCTGGCATTGGTGGTCCGCTTAAAGCGGTTGGTGAATATCCGATTGAAGGTTGGGACAAAACCATTGCCATTAATCTTTCAGGCGTGTTTTATGGCATGCGCTACCAGATTCCGGCCATGCTCTCGTCAGGGGGCGGCAGTATCGTAAATGTCGCTTCTATCCTTGGTAAAGTAGGAACCAGAAATTCTGCGGCGTATGTAGCTTCTAAGCATGGCGTGATCGGGCTTACCGAAGCAGCCGCACTGGAATATGCAGATCAAAAGATCCGTATCAACTCCATAGGGCCAGGATATATTCTTACCCCTTTACTTACCAATAACTTAGATGAGGCCACCATGAAAGCCCTGGTAGGGTTGCACCCGATGGGAAGACTAGGGAATTCAGATGAAGTAGCCCAACTGGCGCTGTGGCTTAATTCAGATAAAGCCTCCTTTGTTACCGGCGCCTATTATAATGTAGATGGCGGTTATCTGGCCCAATAA
- a CDS encoding VOC family protein — translation MKTNYKIPSQTKIGHIHLKVADLKRSLAFYVDLLGFELMMYYGDQAAFISAGGYHHHIGLNTWHSKDAPPASREGVGLYHTAILYPTRKDLANIYKRLREANYPNIGASNHGVSQALYLRDPDNNGVELYWDKPKELWPKNPDGSLTMYTHPLNLEELLKEAA, via the coding sequence ATGAAAACTAACTATAAAATACCATCCCAGACAAAGATTGGACATATACACTTGAAGGTGGCAGATCTGAAACGGTCGCTTGCTTTTTATGTTGACCTGTTAGGGTTTGAACTAATGATGTATTATGGAGATCAGGCGGCTTTTATCTCGGCAGGCGGCTATCATCATCATATCGGGTTAAACACCTGGCATAGTAAAGATGCGCCCCCTGCAAGCCGGGAAGGCGTAGGCTTGTATCACACAGCCATCCTGTATCCTACCCGAAAAGATCTGGCAAACATCTATAAAAGGCTACGGGAAGCCAACTATCCAAATATTGGAGCCTCTAACCACGGGGTTTCCCAGGCACTATATTTACGTGACCCAGATAATAACGGTGTAGAACTCTACTGGGACAAACCCAAAGAGTTATGGCCTAAAAATCCGGATGGCTCACTCACCATGTACACCCATCCACTTAACCTGGAAGAATTGCTCAAAGAAGCAGCGTAA
- a CDS encoding DoxX family protein, translating to MKKILSITPASHATDLALLLARIGIAVLMLTHGIPKLGVLLSGDPVTFPSVMGMSAELSLGLAVFAEVLCSLFLLAGLATRLAVIPLMSTMAIAALFIHAADPFGIKEPALLYLLVYLVLLLAGGGKYSLDYLLQTATEKNKQAALEEPMPASSIS from the coding sequence ATGAAGAAGATACTAAGTATAACACCTGCCTCCCATGCCACCGATTTGGCATTGTTGCTGGCAAGAATAGGAATAGCTGTGTTAATGCTAACCCATGGCATTCCAAAACTGGGAGTGCTCCTTTCTGGAGACCCTGTAACGTTTCCATCTGTAATGGGCATGAGTGCAGAGCTTTCGTTAGGCCTCGCCGTTTTTGCAGAAGTGCTTTGTTCCCTGTTTCTTTTAGCAGGTTTGGCTACCAGACTGGCAGTCATTCCGCTGATGAGTACCATGGCCATAGCGGCTCTTTTCATTCATGCAGCCGATCCGTTTGGTATAAAAGAACCAGCCCTGCTTTACTTATTGGTTTACCTGGTGTTGTTGCTTGCAGGGGGAGGAAAATACTCACTGGACTATTTGCTGCAAACTGCAACTGAAAAAAATAAGCAGGCTGCTCTAGAAGAACCAATGCCTGCCTCATCCATTTCTTAA
- a CDS encoding YceI family protein: protein MKKITIIFSAFFFLTLTAFTTLPNIWTNDDPHSQLGFTITHLGIADVSGTFNDFDVTITSSTPDFSDAVVELSAKVASLDTRVEQRNNHLKSPDFFDAEKYPTLTFKSTSIKKAGKNQYKLSGNLTMHGITKPVTMDFLYKGTIENPMSKKQTAGFQVTGTIKRSDFTIGPSFPEAVISDEVRIKADGEFVQNK, encoded by the coding sequence ATGAAAAAGATAACCATCATTTTTTCCGCTTTCTTCTTTTTAACACTAACTGCGTTTACCACCTTGCCCAATATCTGGACAAATGATGATCCACATTCGCAGCTTGGTTTTACGATTACCCACCTGGGCATTGCCGATGTTTCTGGCACTTTCAACGATTTTGATGTCACCATTACTTCGTCAACACCAGATTTTAGTGATGCTGTAGTTGAACTAAGCGCCAAAGTAGCTTCTCTTGATACAAGAGTGGAGCAAAGAAACAATCACCTGAAGAGTCCTGATTTTTTTGATGCCGAGAAATATCCGACACTAACTTTTAAGAGCACCTCCATAAAAAAAGCAGGTAAAAACCAGTATAAGCTCTCCGGCAACTTAACTATGCATGGCATTACCAAACCGGTAACGATGGATTTTCTATACAAAGGCACAATAGAAAACCCGATGAGCAAAAAGCAAACGGCTGGTTTTCAGGTAACAGGTACCATCAAACGCTCAGATTTTACTATCGGGCCCTCTTTTCCGGAAGCGGTGATCAGCGATGAAGTTCGCATAAAAGCAGATGGTGAGTTTGTTCAAAACAAGTAA
- a CDS encoding NADPH-dependent F420 reductase: MQTNTTIAIIGATGSMGSAISKSLSNGNFNLLLCASDQTKLQSLLGEIKTSNPSAQAEAMDCFKEASWEADIIILAVPYQAEKEVAGKILEVANQKIVISIANPLNVTYDGLVTSPDTSAAEELQKLLPNSTIVKAFNTTFAADFAQPVIDGKQVDAFVAGDDAEAVDTVAELVTTAGLNPIIAGSLKESRTLENMQLLLIKLGIKYNYNWLAGWKILHN; the protein is encoded by the coding sequence ATGCAAACGAACACCACCATAGCTATTATAGGAGCCACCGGCAGTATGGGCTCGGCTATTTCCAAAAGTCTTTCCAACGGTAACTTCAATCTGCTGCTTTGTGCAAGTGACCAGACCAAATTACAATCCTTACTGGGAGAGATAAAAACATCCAATCCTTCAGCACAGGCAGAAGCTATGGATTGTTTCAAAGAAGCAAGCTGGGAAGCAGATATAATCATATTGGCCGTCCCCTATCAGGCTGAAAAAGAGGTAGCCGGGAAAATACTGGAAGTGGCCAATCAAAAAATAGTAATTAGTATTGCTAATCCCTTAAACGTCACCTACGATGGTCTGGTCACCTCTCCGGATACGAGTGCAGCGGAAGAATTGCAAAAGTTACTCCCTAACTCTACCATTGTAAAAGCCTTCAATACCACTTTTGCCGCTGATTTTGCTCAACCAGTGATAGATGGCAAACAAGTAGATGCTTTTGTGGCAGGAGATGATGCAGAAGCTGTAGATACAGTAGCCGAACTGGTAACAACGGCAGGTTTGAATCCCATCATTGCAGGTTCCCTGAAGGAAAGCCGCACGCTGGAGAATATGCAACTGCTGCTCATTAAACTGGGCATAAAGTACAACTATAACTGGCTCGCCGGTTGGAAAATCCTGCATAATTAA
- a CDS encoding Crp/Fnr family transcriptional regulator, whose amino-acid sequence MYEVFFQSFNNKVPLTLEEQAQITKYLTPKKLRKKQYLLQEGDVCKSIAFVEKGVLRAYSVDDASMEYIIQFGLEGWIISDLYSFLTAEPATYNIDAIEDCELVLISKRSHEELLQTMPKYETFTRLNVTGAYLAMQRRLTSIISSSVEQRYEDFMAIYPHIAERVPQHMIASYMGLQPETLSRVRRRIASNK is encoded by the coding sequence ATGTACGAAGTATTCTTTCAAAGTTTTAATAATAAAGTCCCCCTTACCCTTGAGGAACAGGCACAGATAACAAAATATCTCACGCCCAAGAAACTCCGAAAAAAGCAATATCTGCTGCAGGAAGGAGATGTGTGTAAGTCAATTGCCTTTGTTGAAAAAGGGGTGTTACGGGCCTACTCTGTAGATGATGCGAGTATGGAATATATTATTCAATTTGGTTTAGAAGGATGGATTATTTCCGATTTATATAGTTTCTTAACAGCAGAGCCGGCCACCTATAATATAGATGCGATAGAGGACTGCGAACTGGTACTTATCAGCAAACGGTCGCATGAAGAGCTGTTGCAAACCATGCCAAAATACGAAACCTTTACCCGGCTCAATGTTACTGGCGCTTATCTGGCGATGCAACGCAGATTAACTTCTATCATCAGTTCGTCGGTAGAACAACGCTATGAGGATTTTATGGCCATTTACCCACATATTGCCGAGCGTGTACCCCAGCACATGATTGCTTCCTATATGGGCCTCCAACCCGAAACGCTAAGCCGTGTCAGAAGAAGAATCGCTTCTAATAAATAA
- a CDS encoding sulfatase family protein has protein sequence MRYLYKAFIFIISTIILFPAKMSYGHDSSLKGNNTAPAKKPNIVLFIADDHGYEDAGCYGAKVVRTPNLDAFAKEGIRFTSAFANTPNCVPSRAVISTGLMPARNGAHPNHSKINPGIKTLPVYMQELGYHTVLAGKDHLWPRAAYPYHYIKKQDKDYSKIDSIFAAQAKGANKPLFLVVATDNPHVPWPKSEGYTPAQVDLPPYLVDTEITRQVRAKYFTDVTDVDQTLGKCLQSLSKYDLASNTLFIYISDHGPQWPHGKWNLYDAGIRIPMVVRWPGKVKKGSTSSVLLPLVDFLPTLLEVAEGQVPEGLDGKSFLPVLLENKPTHRDTIYSTYTADTFYGDFNYFPIRSIRTKKYKYILNLEPQRTYTTHITNAKPEDGRDYWESWVEKAKTDKKAAALVANYQHRPAEELYDLERDPYELTNLAANPENKPLLTTFKEYMVQWMESQNDQMGLTLYFTNIKYKHKSEEPSVKE, from the coding sequence ATGAGATATCTCTATAAGGCATTCATTTTTATTATTTCAACAATCATTCTTTTCCCGGCAAAGATGAGCTATGGTCATGATTCATCTTTGAAAGGAAACAACACGGCTCCTGCGAAAAAGCCTAATATTGTGCTCTTCATCGCAGATGATCATGGTTATGAAGATGCCGGCTGTTATGGAGCGAAAGTTGTGCGTACACCCAATCTGGATGCATTTGCCAAGGAAGGGATACGTTTTACAAGTGCATTTGCCAATACCCCTAATTGTGTACCCTCCAGAGCAGTGATCAGTACTGGCCTAATGCCTGCCAGAAATGGGGCACATCCCAATCACAGCAAGATTAACCCTGGTATCAAAACCCTGCCTGTCTATATGCAGGAATTAGGCTACCACACTGTGCTGGCAGGCAAAGATCATCTGTGGCCAAGAGCGGCCTATCCCTATCACTATATCAAGAAGCAAGACAAAGACTATTCTAAAATAGATTCCATTTTTGCTGCCCAGGCCAAAGGAGCAAATAAACCGCTCTTTCTGGTAGTAGCCACCGACAATCCACATGTGCCCTGGCCAAAGAGTGAAGGCTACACGCCAGCGCAGGTGGACCTTCCTCCCTATCTGGTGGACACTGAGATTACCCGGCAGGTACGGGCTAAATATTTTACTGATGTAACCGATGTTGACCAAACACTTGGCAAGTGTCTGCAATCGCTTAGTAAATATGATCTAGCAAGCAATACACTCTTTATTTATATTTCAGATCATGGCCCACAGTGGCCACATGGCAAATGGAATTTGTATGATGCAGGCATTCGTATTCCGATGGTTGTCCGCTGGCCGGGTAAAGTAAAAAAAGGCAGTACCTCTTCTGTTTTATTACCACTTGTCGATTTCCTGCCTACGCTGCTGGAAGTAGCAGAAGGTCAGGTTCCGGAAGGCCTTGATGGAAAAAGTTTTCTGCCTGTGCTGCTAGAAAACAAACCTACCCACCGCGACACGATCTACTCTACCTATACAGCAGATACCTTCTATGGAGATTTTAATTATTTTCCCATACGCAGCATCCGTACAAAAAAATATAAGTACATCCTAAACCTGGAGCCACAGCGGACTTACACGACTCATATTACCAATGCTAAACCCGAAGATGGGCGTGATTATTGGGAAAGCTGGGTAGAAAAAGCAAAAACTGATAAGAAAGCAGCCGCATTGGTGGCAAATTATCAGCATCGGCCGGCGGAGGAACTTTACGACCTGGAGCGTGACCCCTATGAACTAACCAACCTGGCAGCCAATCCGGAAAACAAACCATTACTGACCACATTCAAAGAATACATGGTGCAGTGGATGGAAAGCCAAAATGACCAGATGGGGCTCACCCTATATTTTACCAATATCAAGTATAAACATAAAAGTGAAGAGCCATCCGTTAAAGAGTAA
- a CDS encoding IS630 family transposase: protein MWCIGIINGEYVATMEDVLDLYAQPQEEGIVRLCFDERPCQLIDHVLTPIPAKANCTQKQHQEYLRNGVCNVLLAYNMDTGQRHIKVTTTKTKADYSHFMQWVVKEHYPTETKIKLVQDNYQTHSYGAFYENLPFEEARQLKNKLEFHFTPKHGSWLNMAEMEFSSLARQCLDRRIANQEILESETLIWQKNRNLKAVKVNWSFTTEKARVKLKNRYIEISKINT, encoded by the coding sequence ATGTGGTGCATTGGTATCATCAATGGCGAATATGTTGCCACTATGGAAGATGTTTTAGATTTGTACGCTCAACCTCAAGAGGAAGGGATTGTCCGTTTATGCTTTGATGAACGTCCTTGTCAACTTATTGACCATGTGTTGACACCCATTCCGGCTAAAGCTAATTGCACACAAAAACAACATCAGGAATACCTAAGAAATGGCGTTTGTAATGTGCTACTGGCTTACAATATGGATACCGGGCAACGGCATATAAAGGTTACCACCACAAAAACTAAAGCTGATTATAGCCACTTTATGCAGTGGGTGGTCAAAGAACATTATCCAACTGAAACTAAAATCAAACTTGTTCAGGATAATTATCAAACCCATTCCTATGGGGCATTTTATGAAAATTTACCCTTCGAAGAGGCCCGGCAACTCAAAAATAAGCTGGAATTCCATTTTACACCTAAACACGGCTCGTGGTTAAACATGGCAGAAATGGAATTTTCATCCCTTGCACGCCAGTGCTTAGACAGACGAATCGCAAATCAGGAAATACTTGAATCCGAGACTCTTATTTGGCAAAAGAATCGAAATCTAAAAGCGGTAAAAGTCAACTGGTCGTTTACAACTGAGAAAGCTCGTGTAAAACTAAAAAACAGATACATAGAAATTAGCAAAATTAATACATGA
- a CDS encoding helix-turn-helix domain-containing protein has product MARIATKVSLSESEKTELSSIIKKGTHKSRKITRARALLLMNSGKSRIEVQSELGIDSNHYYRIKKRYFAGGLSNALEERPRSGQPPIVTQRLEAQITSMACSESPAGSARWTLSLLNQKMVELNYVETISNESIRQVLKKAGLSLG; this is encoded by the coding sequence ATGGCACGGATCGCTACTAAAGTAAGTTTGTCAGAATCAGAAAAAACCGAACTGAGCTCAATTATAAAAAAAGGAACGCACAAGAGTCGCAAAATAACTCGTGCAAGAGCCTTATTATTAATGAATTCAGGTAAATCAAGGATTGAAGTTCAATCAGAATTAGGCATCGACAGTAACCATTATTATCGCATTAAAAAGCGATACTTTGCCGGAGGGCTATCTAATGCTTTGGAAGAACGCCCCAGAAGTGGTCAACCCCCTATCGTTACACAACGCTTGGAAGCACAGATTACCAGTATGGCTTGTAGTGAGTCGCCTGCCGGCTCTGCCCGTTGGACTTTATCCTTATTGAACCAAAAAATGGTTGAACTTAACTATGTTGAAACTATATCCAATGAATCCATCCGGCAAGTTTTAAAAAAAGCAGGCTTAAGCCTTGGTTAA